One genomic window of bacterium includes the following:
- a CDS encoding response regulator — protein MIPASNARLLIVDDEQYICDIIQETLLEENYEVSTFASPQEALVHLRNNPVDLVLTDLMMTDISGIDILQAAKTYQNDAVVILMTAHPTLQTAVAVLKQGAYDFLVKPFKLEILKATIKRGLAHQRVVRDNLRLKGQVDFLKAASAISIGVDIDKYLHMVLSSARTELSASAAAVIEIDPHSNEVLRRLSIADEPELNLLVLDESRLSGFAGHRVCEPRIVSEPVIRDGAPMTQTTISSPIYIRRKLHGVVNLVLFDRFYRISPGQMDVLTILTNSAGSAISNNLLYHNLQTSYLQAIRALANAIEARDNYTAGHTDRVIKLAEKVARFMGWSDTRINHLIVGCTLHDIGKIGVPDSILNKPDRLTDEEREKMLNHPNVGLRIVRDIELFKPSLPYIAAHHERFDGKGYPNGLAGEAIPIEGRLLAVVDTFDAILSDRPYRKGATLEIALRELVINKGKQFDPKLVDIFFDVLRAGLINFRELYERDEDIAILDDILKSESVLV, from the coding sequence ATGATTCCTGCATCAAATGCTCGACTCCTGATCGTTGACGACGAGCAGTACATCTGTGATATCATTCAGGAAACCCTCTTAGAGGAGAATTACGAGGTCAGCACCTTCGCTTCTCCCCAGGAGGCGCTCGTCCATTTGCGCAATAATCCGGTCGATCTCGTCCTCACCGACCTGATGATGACCGATATCTCCGGCATCGATATCCTCCAGGCCGCCAAAACCTATCAGAACGATGCCGTCGTCATCCTGATGACCGCCCACCCCACCTTGCAGACCGCCGTCGCGGTCCTCAAACAGGGGGCGTATGATTTCCTGGTCAAGCCGTTCAAACTAGAGATCCTCAAGGCGACCATCAAGCGCGGCCTCGCTCACCAGCGCGTCGTTCGCGATAACCTCCGCCTCAAAGGGCAGGTCGATTTCCTGAAAGCCGCCAGCGCTATCTCCATCGGCGTCGATATCGACAAGTATCTGCACATGGTGCTTTCCTCGGCCCGGACCGAGCTATCCGCCTCTGCCGCCGCCGTCATTGAGATCGATCCCCATTCCAACGAAGTTCTGCGCCGGCTCTCCATCGCCGATGAACCGGAACTCAACCTGCTCGTTCTCGATGAATCGCGCCTCTCCGGATTCGCCGGACATCGCGTCTGCGAGCCGCGTATCGTCAGCGAACCGGTCATTCGCGACGGCGCCCCCATGACCCAGACCACTATCTCCAGCCCGATCTATATTCGCCGGAAATTACACGGCGTCGTGAACCTCGTGCTGTTCGATCGCTTCTATCGCATCAGCCCGGGGCAGATGGATGTCCTCACCATCCTGACCAACTCGGCGGGTTCGGCGATCTCCAATAATCTTCTTTACCACAACCTGCAGACATCCTACCTGCAGGCTATTCGCGCGCTGGCAAACGCTATCGAAGCCCGCGACAACTACACCGCCGGCCATACCGATCGCGTTATCAAACTGGCTGAGAAAGTCGCCCGCTTTATGGGCTGGTCGGACACCCGCATCAATCACCTGATCGTTGGATGCACGCTCCACGACATCGGCAAGATCGGCGTCCCTGATTCCATTCTCAACAAACCGGATCGCCTCACCGATGAAGAGCGCGAGAAGATGCTCAACCACCCCAATGTCGGCCTCCGCATCGTCCGCGATATCGAACTCTTCAAACCGTCGCTCCCCTATATCGCCGCGCACCATGAACGCTTCGATGGCAAGGGTTATCCCAATGGTCTCGCCGGCGAAGCTATCCCGATCGAGGGCCGCTTGCTCGCCGTCGTCGATACCTTCGATGCCATTCTCTCCGATCGTCCCTATCGCAAAGGGGCGACTCTCGAGATCGCATTGCGCGAACTGGTCATCAACAAAGGGAAGCAGTTCGACCCGAAACTGGTCGATATCTTCTTCGATGTTCTCCGTGCGGGATTGATAAACTTCAGGGAATTGTACGAGCGGGACGAAGATATCGCTATCCTCGACGACATCCTTAAGTCTGAATCGGTATTGGTGTAA
- a CDS encoding site-2 protease family protein: MQQSQAEIQSAILMPLVGDIFLIDALYPHGDKWQVSLTFRFDRSRSVVILKERLKMAGYDYTLSETPDGPLLLTLDPRRKLRVPLLNVALFLATIVSVYFVSLSFRFWALGGSWPQMKAAILRGDGILFTVAMISILLVHEMGHFIASRRRHIATSWPYFIPAPNILGTFGAVIKSRSPFWNRRDLMEVGAAGPIFGWIVAIGWLVYGLSHSMIVATSAVNLGDLAWTLRGESILFRVLAIWTAGDAPAGSVYILSEAAFAGWAGLLVTALNMLPIGQLDGGHITYSLLKRKQVILGWVAMACLVVLGFQSMMWWLFAALGLIFRVEHPPTLNDEKPLTRTAQVMGIIALIILLLSFTPIPIQT, translated from the coding sequence CCGTTGGTCGGGGATATATTCCTGATCGACGCTCTGTATCCGCATGGGGATAAATGGCAGGTAAGCCTGACATTCCGGTTCGACCGGAGTCGCTCGGTGGTCATTCTCAAGGAACGGCTGAAGATGGCGGGGTATGATTACACGCTGTCGGAGACGCCGGATGGGCCATTGCTGTTGACGCTCGACCCGCGGCGCAAGCTGAGGGTTCCACTGTTGAATGTCGCGCTCTTTCTGGCGACGATCGTTTCGGTTTATTTTGTGTCGCTCTCTTTCCGATTCTGGGCGCTTGGCGGAAGCTGGCCCCAGATGAAGGCGGCGATCTTGCGCGGGGACGGGATACTTTTTACCGTGGCGATGATCTCGATTTTGCTGGTGCATGAGATGGGGCATTTTATCGCGAGTCGGCGTCGGCATATAGCGACCTCGTGGCCCTATTTCATTCCGGCGCCGAATATTCTGGGGACATTTGGCGCGGTGATCAAGTCACGCTCGCCATTCTGGAACCGTCGCGACTTGATGGAGGTCGGCGCGGCCGGGCCGATCTTTGGGTGGATAGTGGCGATCGGGTGGCTGGTGTACGGATTGTCGCACTCGATGATAGTGGCGACATCGGCGGTCAATCTGGGAGATCTTGCCTGGACATTACGTGGGGAGTCGATACTCTTCCGGGTGCTGGCGATCTGGACCGCGGGGGATGCACCGGCAGGTTCGGTATACATTTTGTCGGAGGCGGCGTTTGCCGGATGGGCGGGGCTGTTGGTGACGGCGCTGAATATGTTGCCGATCGGCCAGCTCGACGGCGGGCATATCACCTATAGTCTGTTGAAACGGAAACAGGTGATTCTTGGCTGGGTGGCGATGGCCTGCCTGGTAGTGCTGGGGTTTCAGTCGATGATGTGGTGGTTGTTCGCGGCGCTTGGACTGATATTCCGGGTAGAACATCCGCCAACACTGAATGATGAAAAGCCGTTGACGAGAACTGCGCAGGTGATGGGGATAATCGCGCTGATAATACTGCTGTTGTCGTTTACACCAATACCGATTCAGACTTAA